From the genome of Nodosilinea sp. FACHB-141, one region includes:
- a CDS encoding GNAT family N-acetyltransferase, which yields MTKDHIRPAQPSDKAPILDFCQHTWDDETDYIPDVWDVWFAAPTGHILVADRDGQPVGMTRLVQLSDTEGWWEALRVDRTFRRQSIGHQLTQAALSLAQSLGLTTLRTCVSVTNASMHPFMQHQGFSPLGDYAVYSATASEGVPTALRLLGVDDCDRAWAAINCFIAEEWDLLLVARGAKWQTLTPANLAQRLAQGWVWGSFEGDTLVGLFIRSQMETPDGTLWIGWLGGTTSGVQTALNDMRHLAHSLGCKAIGGFLPQSETLATLLKTGGYGFSDTSVYKLYEKRLGEQ from the coding sequence ATGACAAAAGACCATATTCGCCCGGCCCAACCGAGCGACAAAGCACCGATCCTCGACTTTTGCCAGCACACCTGGGATGACGAAACCGACTATATCCCCGATGTATGGGATGTTTGGTTCGCCGCCCCTACAGGCCACATTCTGGTCGCCGACCGCGATGGCCAGCCTGTCGGCATGACCCGCCTCGTGCAACTCTCTGACACCGAAGGCTGGTGGGAAGCGCTGCGGGTCGATCGCACCTTTCGCCGTCAGAGTATTGGCCACCAGCTTACCCAGGCGGCCCTGTCCCTAGCCCAATCCCTGGGCCTCACCACCCTCCGCACCTGCGTCAGCGTCACCAATGCCTCAATGCATCCCTTCATGCAGCACCAGGGCTTCAGCCCCTTGGGGGACTACGCCGTCTACAGCGCTACAGCCAGCGAGGGTGTACCTACGGCCCTACGGTTGCTGGGGGTAGATGACTGCGATCGCGCCTGGGCCGCTATTAACTGCTTTATAGCTGAGGAGTGGGATCTGCTCCTTGTCGCTCGTGGCGCAAAATGGCAAACCCTCACCCCAGCTAACCTCGCCCAGCGCCTAGCTCAAGGCTGGGTCTGGGGCAGCTTCGAGGGCGATACCCTCGTCGGACTGTTCATCCGCAGCCAAATGGAAACCCCCGACGGCACCCTCTGGATTGGCTGGCTAGGCGGCACAACCTCTGGAGTTCAAACAGCATTAAATGACATGCGACATCTGGCCCACTCACTGGGTTGCAAGGCCATAGGCGGGTTCCTGCCCCAGTCCGAAACCTTGGCCACTCTTCTAAAAACGGGTGGCTATGGATTTTCTGACACCAGCGTCTACAAACTTTACGAAAAACGTTTGGGCGAGCAATGA
- a CDS encoding RecQ family ATP-dependent DNA helicase, whose product MELSDILDSYIYLDLEVDLKGQIFSYGLLSSAHTFQASQEQAQDVHSQLIHALQTQGTLCGHNFRRFDQVHLTRQWPELDPLQIIDTLELSLLAFALEPSHRLQKDYKLSDYASNDPLEDVRATRLLLEQCLKNLGQHPASVRQLYTWLLTHGETTADAAYRSLFEPLGWLPEAPPALSALSPNVLTALSSDALDYIWGILQREADFDRRFIIAALLVWNFERNQHQSKQAPSAWLNHLPQFQDTLDQLFPVTPAGFTYQPFLEAFDILSFRGVQEEAVQAIIAQQNPLILMPTGGGKSLCYQLPALMYYRCQWGLTVCISPLQALMEDQVVDLESQGLDFATFINGNLPAAVRAERLEALRNGQKGLLYISPEQLRSVSIRNLLRERPPALWVIDEVHCVSQWGQDFRPDYRYIPKFIHDLYDALGRPLPALALLTATATAQVRDDICQLFQQQSLTVHRQIAAGIHRDNLNYQVLPVNGNKDPLIVEAVQRALDQGGCALVYTALRRDAERLATMLQRHDIQAQHYHGKVPKEKKSELLNAFKNGDLNVVTATCAFGMGINRKDVRAVVHNTPSGSLEGYIQEAGRAGRDGDPANCVLLFDPQDLEMLFFLKSLNHLSTTDLRNIFAALRGVRDRLNPSGTVTEDWFWVTTDEIYQTSDLDDRFATDDDQRETKMRVALHHLEDFGLIERAENLSTVVQFHLKQSTSAQSWQMFLTYSRQKGLKQGEIKSFERLIYSMYLVQQQHQQEGERISLERLSDEAGIPVLELPARIRELQRAGVCTSQLPLTLLVTKAVKGDAKLTYGRYCTLEEQLLSYLADKVGDKPSHVVNPRKLATFLDADRSQKLRDTNLTTLLEGWQALGWVRLKRLSGGLIQISTPHADSGPLSQVIGWLPRHQKLCTKLLDALYAEIDNTLETKTGARLVVQCDFETLLETVCERSIPTEIEAQQLRRTLIWLHEREIVRLTDGLTLFHQALKVRVFKGANLKTIYSRYPTLEEHYKEQACKTHLMAKYGELAENDQARHQLVDDYFTLTREDFTAAYPGLSQRPVTQADYDAIMGPLNASQKVIVEADSAAISVIAGPGSGKTRTIVHRIAYLIKVKRVAPDRIVVLAYNRNAVRELRLRLQDLIGNLASRLRVYTFHGLALALLGRTLEETTTPTHKRQDIEKRFDNLLKDACDLLESREDDDDDIQLRRIRLLGNTEHIFVDEYQDVTEQEYRLIRLISGLDDKEDQSQSVQINLCVIGDDDQNIYGFRGADAKFILQFKAEYQAKQFLLTENYRSTESIIAVGNRVIQNNRYRCKQTPEEQVCIDSARIGQVGEPVKARLFATLTAQAIWVTKQVRQWLDQGTLPNEIAILAKEWDQLSEIRALLERLAGIPTYALKGRDVKLIRHSVTHQLLKQLQANPTLTLTEAESVRQRFQNFFERKGRSLTEPTVKTLLKIADDLDKERGYGSEDLATPITTEEIATSIYEFSESPNNSLTDEDAILVTSCHGAKGLEFSKVILLTDKFSEAEHQLEDERRLFYVATTRAKEELILCSTRSVQFLKETSIEPKIERMDSVVLPGRIHYFDFVPSKPKAIGDINLGYSATRKQQNIIEKMREGDLLNLRRNRYRNGWNILTKDLIEIGSLSKDCNKLLIDKGLNPDQFHFHSGEVQVRFIYRFVKTAEDSDEILEDHYVVIPQIRIYR is encoded by the coding sequence ATGGAGCTGAGCGACATCCTAGACAGCTATATTTACTTAGATCTGGAGGTGGACTTAAAAGGCCAGATCTTCAGCTACGGTCTGCTGTCGTCTGCCCATACCTTTCAGGCCTCTCAAGAACAAGCGCAGGATGTTCACAGCCAGCTCATTCACGCGCTCCAGACCCAGGGCACCCTCTGCGGCCACAACTTCCGCCGCTTTGACCAGGTTCACCTCACCCGTCAATGGCCTGAGCTAGACCCTTTACAAATCATCGATACCCTAGAACTCTCGCTGCTGGCCTTTGCCCTAGAGCCCTCCCATCGGCTGCAAAAAGACTACAAGCTCAGCGACTACGCCAGCAACGACCCCCTCGAAGATGTCAGAGCCACCCGCCTACTGCTCGAACAATGCCTGAAAAACCTGGGCCAACACCCAGCGTCCGTAAGACAGCTCTACACCTGGCTGCTCACCCACGGAGAAACCACCGCCGATGCCGCCTACCGCAGCTTGTTTGAGCCCCTAGGCTGGCTTCCTGAAGCGCCCCCAGCCCTGAGCGCTCTATCCCCGAACGTTCTCACGGCCCTCTCGTCTGACGCTCTTGACTACATCTGGGGCATTCTGCAGCGCGAGGCCGACTTCGACCGTCGTTTCATCATCGCTGCCCTACTGGTCTGGAACTTTGAGCGCAACCAGCACCAGTCCAAGCAAGCTCCCTCGGCCTGGCTCAACCATCTGCCCCAGTTTCAAGACACCTTAGATCAGCTGTTCCCAGTTACGCCAGCGGGGTTTACCTATCAACCATTCCTAGAAGCCTTTGACATTCTAAGCTTTCGAGGCGTTCAAGAAGAAGCCGTTCAGGCCATTATCGCCCAACAAAACCCGCTGATTCTGATGCCCACTGGGGGCGGCAAATCCCTCTGCTACCAACTACCCGCCCTGATGTATTACCGCTGCCAGTGGGGGCTAACGGTCTGCATTTCACCCCTCCAGGCCTTGATGGAAGACCAGGTGGTAGATCTAGAATCTCAAGGGCTCGACTTCGCTACCTTCATCAACGGCAACTTACCAGCAGCGGTGCGGGCCGAACGGCTAGAAGCTCTACGCAATGGCCAAAAAGGCCTGCTCTACATCAGCCCAGAACAGCTCCGCTCCGTCAGCATCCGTAACCTTTTACGAGAGCGTCCGCCTGCCCTATGGGTAATTGATGAGGTCCACTGCGTCAGCCAGTGGGGGCAAGACTTCCGTCCCGACTACCGCTACATTCCCAAGTTCATTCACGATCTCTACGATGCCCTGGGCCGCCCTCTACCCGCTCTAGCTCTGCTCACGGCCACCGCTACTGCCCAGGTACGTGACGATATCTGCCAGCTTTTTCAGCAGCAGTCACTCACCGTCCACCGCCAAATTGCGGCGGGCATTCATCGCGACAACCTCAACTACCAAGTGCTCCCGGTCAACGGCAATAAAGACCCGCTCATTGTGGAAGCCGTGCAGCGGGCGCTTGACCAGGGGGGCTGCGCCCTGGTCTACACCGCCCTGCGCCGCGATGCCGAGCGTTTGGCCACCATGCTTCAGCGGCACGATATTCAGGCCCAGCACTACCACGGCAAAGTGCCCAAAGAGAAAAAGAGCGAGCTGCTCAATGCCTTTAAGAATGGCGATCTAAACGTGGTGACGGCCACCTGTGCCTTTGGTATGGGCATTAACCGCAAAGATGTACGAGCTGTCGTTCACAACACCCCTAGCGGCAGCCTGGAAGGCTACATCCAAGAAGCGGGCCGAGCCGGTCGAGATGGTGACCCCGCCAACTGCGTGCTGCTGTTTGACCCGCAAGATTTAGAGATGCTTTTCTTTTTGAAGAGTCTGAATCATCTGTCTACCACTGACTTAAGAAATATCTTTGCGGCACTGCGGGGGGTGCGCGATCGCCTAAATCCTTCTGGCACCGTTACAGAAGACTGGTTCTGGGTCACCACCGACGAGATCTACCAAACCAGCGACCTGGATGACCGCTTTGCCACCGACGACGACCAGCGAGAAACCAAAATGCGGGTGGCCCTGCACCACCTGGAAGATTTTGGGTTGATCGAGCGGGCTGAGAATTTGTCTACGGTGGTGCAGTTTCATCTGAAGCAGTCTACCTCAGCTCAGTCTTGGCAGATGTTTCTAACCTATAGCCGCCAAAAAGGACTTAAACAGGGTGAGATCAAGTCTTTCGAGCGGCTGATCTACAGCATGTATTTGGTACAACAGCAGCACCAGCAAGAAGGCGAACGAATATCGTTAGAGCGTCTCAGCGATGAGGCGGGCATTCCAGTGCTGGAGTTGCCTGCTCGCATTCGAGAACTGCAACGGGCCGGGGTTTGTACCTCTCAGCTGCCGCTAACGCTGTTGGTGACTAAAGCCGTAAAAGGCGATGCCAAACTCACCTATGGGCGCTACTGCACCCTAGAAGAACAGCTCCTGAGCTATTTGGCCGATAAGGTGGGCGACAAACCTAGCCATGTGGTTAACCCCCGCAAACTGGCTACCTTTCTAGATGCCGATCGCAGCCAAAAGCTCAGAGATACCAACCTGACTACCCTGCTAGAAGGATGGCAAGCGCTGGGCTGGGTCAGACTAAAACGACTCAGCGGGGGGCTGATACAGATCAGCACTCCCCATGCAGACTCTGGCCCTCTATCGCAGGTGATCGGCTGGCTGCCTCGCCACCAAAAGCTCTGCACCAAGTTGCTAGACGCCCTGTATGCCGAAATTGACAACACCCTAGAGACCAAGACCGGGGCTCGATTAGTGGTGCAGTGCGACTTTGAGACGCTGTTGGAGACGGTGTGCGAGCGCTCTATCCCGACAGAAATAGAGGCCCAGCAGCTCCGGCGCACGCTGATCTGGCTCCATGAGCGAGAAATTGTGCGGTTGACGGATGGGCTTACCCTGTTCCACCAGGCCCTAAAGGTGAGAGTCTTCAAAGGGGCCAACCTCAAAACGATCTACAGCCGTTACCCAACCCTAGAAGAGCACTACAAAGAACAGGCCTGCAAGACTCACCTGATGGCGAAGTACGGCGAGCTGGCAGAGAATGACCAAGCACGTCATCAGCTCGTAGACGACTACTTTACCCTCACCCGCGAAGACTTCACGGCGGCCTACCCTGGTCTGAGTCAGCGCCCGGTTACCCAGGCCGACTACGACGCCATTATGGGGCCGCTTAATGCCTCCCAAAAGGTGATTGTAGAAGCAGACTCTGCTGCAATCTCGGTCATTGCTGGCCCTGGCTCAGGGAAGACCCGCACCATCGTTCATCGCATTGCCTACCTGATTAAGGTAAAGCGGGTGGCTCCCGATCGCATCGTGGTGCTGGCCTACAACCGCAATGCCGTGCGAGAACTGCGCCTGCGATTGCAGGATCTAATCGGCAACCTAGCCTCTCGACTGCGGGTCTACACTTTCCACGGCTTGGCCCTAGCTCTACTGGGTCGCACGCTTGAAGAGACTACTACCCCGACCCACAAGCGCCAAGACATCGAAAAACGATTCGACAACTTACTGAAGGATGCCTGCGACCTGCTGGAGAGCCGAGAGGACGACGATGATGACATCCAGCTCCGCCGTATCCGGCTTTTGGGGAACACCGAGCACATTTTTGTGGATGAGTACCAGGATGTGACCGAGCAGGAGTATCGCCTGATCCGGCTGATTTCAGGATTAGACGACAAAGAAGACCAAAGCCAGTCGGTGCAAATCAACCTCTGTGTGATTGGCGACGACGATCAAAATATTTACGGCTTTCGCGGAGCAGACGCCAAATTCATCCTCCAGTTTAAGGCTGAATACCAGGCTAAACAGTTTTTGCTGACGGAGAACTATCGCTCAACAGAATCCATCATTGCCGTAGGCAATCGGGTGATTCAAAACAACCGCTACCGCTGTAAGCAAACGCCAGAAGAGCAGGTCTGTATTGATAGTGCCAGAATTGGGCAAGTAGGAGAGCCGGTGAAAGCACGGCTGTTTGCTACGCTAACAGCCCAGGCAATTTGGGTCACCAAGCAGGTGCGCCAGTGGCTAGACCAGGGCACACTGCCAAACGAAATTGCCATCTTGGCTAAGGAATGGGATCAGCTCAGCGAAATCAGAGCCCTGCTGGAGCGGTTAGCGGGCATTCCTACCTATGCCCTAAAGGGGCGCGACGTTAAGCTGATTCGCCATTCGGTGACCCATCAGCTTTTGAAGCAGCTGCAAGCAAATCCAACCCTAACCCTAACTGAGGCTGAGTCAGTGCGACAACGGTTTCAAAATTTCTTTGAGCGCAAGGGGCGCAGCCTTACAGAGCCAACCGTTAAGACCCTACTGAAAATAGCCGATGACTTAGATAAAGAGCGAGGGTACGGTTCCGAAGATCTGGCAACGCCCATTACTACTGAGGAAATTGCCACATCTATCTATGAATTCAGCGAAAGCCCCAACAACTCCCTCACCGATGAAGACGCTATTTTAGTCACCAGTTGCCATGGGGCGAAGGGGCTGGAATTCTCGAAGGTGATCTTGCTGACTGACAAATTTTCTGAGGCTGAGCATCAGCTTGAGGATGAAAGGCGGCTGTTTTATGTTGCCACAACCCGCGCTAAGGAAGAGCTGATCTTGTGCAGCACTAGATCTGTGCAGTTTTTGAAAGAAACCTCAATTGAGCCAAAAATTGAGCGCATGGATTCGGTTGTGCTGCCTGGCCGAATTCATTATTTTGACTTTGTTCCTAGCAAGCCTAAGGCCATTGGAGATATTAATTTAGGGTATTCAGCAACGCGAAAACAGCAGAACATCATCGAAAAGATGCGCGAAGGTGATTTACTAAATCTAAGGCGTAATCGCTATCGCAATGGCTGGAACATTCTGACCAAAGACCTAATTGAAATTGGCTCATTGTCTAAAGATTGCAATAAACTTCTCATAGATAAAGGACTTAATCCAGATCAGTTCCATTTTCATTCTGGAGAAGTGCAAGTCCGATTTATATACCGTTTTGTCAAAACCGCTGAAGACTCTGACGAGATTTTAGAAGATCACTATGTCGTTATCCCACAAATACGCATTTATCGGTAA
- a CDS encoding ribonuclease III domain-containing protein — translation MSYLSIKLEVAKRAIAFPRFHSDDLLEIALTDPCTLNEIDLSKPEQEQREREYRRLAYLGDALIDSVLADYLYRTDHDLTKADFDDWRKALVNKHGLTEFAIKLGLPDYSSSWKRKNRKLPKNEPRTWGEMFEAVVGVLFLDADRDFNKVAQWLCDRFLRDAVTAHEVHRNKGDNEGYEFDDDEDPTLVTSDDYAEMMGLSWSDGVSFT, via the coding sequence ATGAGCTATCTGTCTATCAAACTTGAAGTGGCTAAGCGTGCGATCGCCTTTCCCCGATTCCACAGTGACGACCTGCTTGAAATTGCCCTCACCGACCCCTGCACCCTCAATGAGATTGATCTTTCTAAGCCAGAACAAGAGCAGCGCGAGCGTGAATATCGTCGCCTCGCTTATCTTGGCGATGCTCTAATAGACTCAGTTCTCGCTGATTACCTCTACCGTACAGATCATGATCTCACCAAAGCTGATTTTGATGATTGGAGGAAGGCACTTGTCAATAAACATGGCCTTACTGAGTTTGCTATAAAGTTAGGCTTGCCTGACTACAGCTCTTCCTGGAAGCGCAAAAACCGCAAACTTCCGAAGAACGAGCCTCGAACATGGGGCGAAATGTTCGAGGCCGTGGTGGGCGTGCTGTTTTTGGACGCCGACCGGGATTTTAACAAAGTTGCGCAGTGGTTGTGCGATCGCTTCCTTCGCGATGCCGTCACAGCCCATGAGGTTCATAGGAATAAGGGAGATAACGAAGGCTATGAATTCGATGATGACGAAGACCCAACGTTAGTCACCTCCGACGACTACGCCGAGATGATGGGGCTATCGTGGTCTGATGGCGTCTCATTCACTTGA
- a CDS encoding UvrD-helicase domain-containing protein has product MADTWLITQKPSFITEWMGLPPKESHQVLEKINLLLQDPTPDAKVKKQLKYMGGKLHRLRAGRYRIFYTFEHPYVSLLALRKRDDDTYDDNIDAEFLGGLDPDLTGGSQPQQPNWEKIFAPQETPKTPLPEPITADLLERLRIPKVCHPRLLPIQDRETLFDCPGIPDDIILKLDEYLFERPLIEVLQQPDFIAHDTADLLRFKAGDLLGFLLKLNPEQEKFVTWAANAKGPTLLKGSPGTGKSTVALYRTREILHRLKAAGVESPRILFTTYTNALVTFSEQLLKQLLGDDLRYVEVKTADKKIGALIHSVTGKPNIVDDRDLKQILAKVMDAVMASLPGNLLQQQAQRLILERLPSDYLLEEIGSIIESRELTTLEDYQATSRAGRMVPLNRVQRQAIWHLREHLNQHLAAQGWETWEQLRSRGAELLRTLENPPVYDAVIVDEAQDLPPNTLRFLVQLCQAPNRLFITADANQSIYGSSFRWGDVHSDLRFVGRTGILRTNHRTTAEIDTAAHHYLQAGLLDDELIERQYINYGPPPAVRAVADTAAEGQLLAQFCRMAAREFRLGIDACAILTPSERSGKDIAGQLSYLGLEATFMGSKELDLNKTGVKVLTLKGAKGLEFPIVAIAGFIGSRFPYMPKATPEEAVQEILTRERRTLFVGMTRAMRALLVVVPEKKPSVLLQGFDESLWNLGKTTA; this is encoded by the coding sequence ATGGCAGATACCTGGCTCATCACCCAAAAGCCCTCCTTCATAACTGAATGGATGGGGCTACCCCCCAAAGAAAGCCACCAGGTACTCGAAAAAATCAACCTGCTGCTGCAAGACCCCACCCCCGACGCCAAAGTCAAAAAGCAGCTCAAATACATGGGGGGCAAGCTCCACCGCCTGCGGGCCGGTCGCTACCGCATCTTCTACACCTTTGAGCATCCCTACGTTAGCCTGCTCGCCCTCCGCAAACGCGACGACGACACCTACGACGACAATATCGACGCAGAATTTCTAGGCGGGCTCGACCCCGACTTAACCGGCGGTTCCCAACCCCAGCAGCCCAACTGGGAAAAAATCTTTGCACCTCAAGAAACCCCTAAAACCCCGTTGCCCGAGCCGATCACTGCCGACCTGCTGGAGCGCCTGCGCATCCCCAAAGTCTGCCACCCTCGCCTACTACCCATTCAAGACCGCGAGACCCTATTCGACTGTCCCGGCATCCCCGACGATATCATCCTCAAACTTGACGAATACCTGTTTGAGCGCCCCTTGATAGAAGTGCTCCAACAGCCCGACTTTATTGCCCATGACACCGCCGACCTACTGCGCTTCAAAGCAGGCGACTTGCTGGGTTTCTTGCTGAAGCTCAACCCCGAGCAAGAAAAATTTGTCACCTGGGCCGCCAACGCCAAAGGTCCCACCCTGCTCAAAGGTAGCCCCGGCACCGGCAAAAGCACCGTCGCCCTCTACCGCACCCGCGAAATTCTTCACCGGCTCAAAGCTGCTGGGGTTGAGTCTCCCCGCATTCTCTTCACCACCTATACCAATGCCCTGGTTACCTTCAGTGAGCAACTGCTGAAACAGCTTCTGGGCGATGACCTGCGCTATGTGGAAGTCAAAACTGCCGATAAGAAGATTGGGGCCTTAATCCATAGTGTGACTGGAAAACCAAACATTGTCGATGACCGGGATCTGAAGCAAATTCTGGCAAAGGTGATGGATGCTGTGATGGCGTCCTTACCCGGCAACCTACTCCAGCAGCAGGCCCAGAGACTCATTCTAGAGCGGCTACCCTCTGACTATCTGCTCGAAGAAATCGGCAGCATCATCGAGAGCCGGGAGCTAACCACCCTGGAAGACTACCAGGCCACCTCACGGGCCGGGCGCATGGTGCCCCTGAACCGGGTGCAGCGGCAGGCCATCTGGCATCTGAGAGAACACCTCAACCAGCACCTTGCCGCCCAGGGGTGGGAAACCTGGGAGCAGCTCCGTAGCCGGGGCGCAGAACTACTGCGCACGCTGGAAAATCCACCCGTTTACGATGCCGTGATTGTGGATGAAGCCCAGGATTTGCCCCCCAACACCCTGCGCTTTTTGGTGCAGCTCTGCCAAGCACCCAATCGGCTATTCATCACTGCCGATGCCAACCAATCGATCTACGGCAGCAGCTTCCGCTGGGGCGACGTTCATAGCGACCTCAGGTTTGTGGGCCGCACTGGCATCCTACGCACGAACCACCGCACCACCGCAGAAATTGACACCGCTGCCCACCACTACCTCCAAGCTGGGCTACTCGACGACGAACTCATTGAGCGGCAGTACATCAACTACGGCCCACCCCCAGCGGTGCGAGCGGTGGCAGACACCGCTGCCGAAGGTCAGCTCCTGGCCCAGTTTTGCCGCATGGCCGCCAGGGAATTTCGCCTGGGCATCGACGCCTGCGCTATTCTCACCCCTAGCGAGCGCTCCGGGAAAGACATTGCTGGGCAACTTAGCTATCTAGGTCTCGAAGCGACTTTCATGGGCAGCAAAGAACTAGACCTAAACAAGACCGGCGTCAAAGTGCTGACGCTGAAAGGAGCTAAGGGGCTAGAGTTTCCGATTGTGGCGATCGCCGGTTTCATCGGCAGTCGCTTCCCCTACATGCCCAAAGCCACCCCCGAAGAGGCCGTTCAGGAAATTCTCACCCGCGAACGCCGTACTCTATTTGTGGGCATGACCCGCGCCATGCGGGCTTTACTGGTAGTAGTCCCTGAAAAGAAACCCTCAGTTTTGCTACAAGGCTTTGACGAATCGCTCTGGAATTTAGGTAAGACGACAGCATGA